In Cheilinus undulatus linkage group 3, ASM1832078v1, whole genome shotgun sequence, the genomic window ttttaagtgactgttgaattttttaaacttgCCACCTGAGGACTTGTAATGCTCATATAGCAATAAAAAGAATTTTAAGTGCAAGCATGAAAGAATTTGGTGTTTCATCTAAAGTTTAGGAGAAGAAAGCAGTTATGACAGCTGAAGGGTTTCACCTCAATGAGCCAAGCTTTTTAGTTGAAGTCTAGTGAAAGAAGTTGATGAAAAAAGATGAGGTATTTCAGATATTAGCTGCCATGCACCAAGTGCAAAAGAGCAGAGTGTTAACTGTGATTGTAAATAGAGTTTCATCACTAGTGAGCTCCGAAAGCAGCTGAACTCTAAGTTGAGTGTACATGATGTGTGGAGAgaaaaaatcattaataaacttaaataataaGGGTATCAGTTGAAGTACAAAAGACCGATTGTCAGTTGTAGGTTAATTATTTCTGAGGAgaaattttggaatttttttttttgttaagataagatattcctttattagtcccacaaggggaaattccaatttacagaAGCAAAAAGTATCTTAGACAAAGCGAACCAAAGCAAACCATACATGTAAAGAGTGCATTCTTGGGTACATTTTGATGTCTCTACAGATTCTGGAGATGCTTGACCTTACTGTGGCACTGATAAATACTTAGCTGGGCattaatgaacaaaaatacCTTTTTCTTTGTTGAGCCAGCGAATGCAGCGTCCATAGTTGTGAGGTTTGAGCAGGAGTTCTCTGAGGAACTGCCACAAATGAATAGGCTGACCTGAACAAGATGAATCAGCCTCGGACCAAAGCTCCTCAGCAACTacacaacaacagaaaataacATTAGAAATTGTCCTTAGGGTTTTAAACTAACCAGACACAGGAGATGCTTGCTGTTGCATAACCAGACCATATTTGAATTACAGAGTATTGAGGGGTCAGATAGTCAACTGCTCAGAAGTGCACGAACTAACAttctgtttgttaaatattGACACTATAGCAGCTTGCGAAGTGCAGTCATCTAGGTTGTTtacaaaaaatgcataaattacACTGGACTCATCCTCAAATTATATCAATATTTGTGATTTGCCTGAGCATAAAACCTGAATTCCCAGATCTGTCTGGTTCCCAGGCTGGGGAATAAACAAAGCATGCTTGATTTGCATAAAGGTCTAACCAGAAAAGGTCTCATAATTTTCATACAtcagtttttttcattataataaatgcagcaacagattttttttcacaacagtGTTGTGTTACCTTCAAAGTAATGGGGAGTATAAGAAAAGCTACCTGTAGTTTTTGTTTCTCCAACTGAGCACCTCTCTTTCATCCAggcagctgaaaaaaaacaaaataaaacttaaaatcacAAGAAGCTTCCCAATAGTGCTCAttctatttcttttatttaactcCACAATTGTACTGTCACATTGTTTCTctattgatgtttttctttttatcacaCAATGTGATGTACAGATTGTAAACCACTATAAAGCAAATTTAGATTTGTGATATTAAAAACgtataaaaacaacagatttaacAAGCAGGGTTAGGGCTGAGTGATACTGGAAAAACCTGACAGTGCAACATGTCTTTTTTATGTACATtatcaaaagttttaaagaatTATACTTTCTACTATTCTTTGCTTGTGGCTTTTGTCATGAACCTTTACTAATGCTGTTCAGAGTTAACTTTGACACAACAATTGTAACTCCTAATTAAACCAAAGCCTGCTGCTTTGAGCTGCCTATAACTCATACAGCAGTCCATGGTGTAGcactaaaatacacaaaactgGTCTGTATATGATGCCACAGTCTTAATGAGCATTGGGATAAGGGAAACATTTATGACAAATCTGTCACTGATCTGTTACTGATCATCTGCCTTGAGTGTCATGgtggtgtatctgtgacagcagtAGCATCACCTGtagctttaacatttttacaagcAAGTGCCCCAGtctgttaacctgacacaccgaatggatttgtttcacacatccatctgtaaaaccttcaatactaagcgtttgggaaagggcagaagatttgaaaaaaaacttggagtgtgattggatgaacgttcggTCTGTCGcatctttacgagccaatcagagcaacaaaacacatgacgtagacGCGACCGCGATGCACATGCGCATGTGCatgacatgtcagtacatgactctgtcttttttgaaaagaaaacaactccgtgctgttctttgttcttctctttacgaagaaatgccgtcaagttctggtaaaactggcactttaccagcatccacgctaatttcttccaccataattgcactggcctcttgttgctgcttgcttacatcacggctccgctgcgcctgaaagtactgcccctcgccgctgattggtcctgtcactttctaaccaggcccaaacagttcagacgggagctttgcaagacggatttgccagtgagaaacaaggaaaccggcatatccatctgctttgcaaggttaccagtGTGTATGCACAGTGGTCAGTTCTCTGCTGATGGTGATACCAGACATGATTTCATTGTATTTGTCAAGGAAACAAAAGAACTGGCACTTTTGCTTTCTATCAAACAACACAATCAGGGGAGTGACATGATAGAGCCATGACACTAACATCTCATGTCCTGGCATGTGAaaatcacacatgcacacaatgCAATTGCAATGGTCAAACAACATATTGCTCAGCCCTAATCTGCCCCTACTTTAGTGTACACATAGCAATTAAGATGCTGCACACACTCAAAATGCAAATTAAGAAGTGAGcatataatgaaaaataattttatgagCTGTAGCAGGCTATAACAAACATGATAAACTAGACTACACACACCTGACTTCCATATATCCAGGTGAGCATGCAGTGTGTCTCCGCACTGCGGTGAGCGCTGACGAAACTCCTCCTCGCTCATGGCACACAGATCCTTCCCTGTCAGGTCCTGGAAGGCCTTTCCTGCATGGGGCAACCTGTACAGGTGTTCAGTCCACAGCAGCCACTTCTGCACGTTCCCTGTGTTCCACTCTATGGGGTCTGTGAAAAGACAGGAGGCTAATGAGAAAAATCCCAGGTGTTTGTGCCATAAATCAACTGGTTTAGGGTTATTCCTCCAGTGATACTGGAGTCATATAGAGACAGATAGAGTTGGTTGTAATCTCAACTTTCCTCAGTGTGTATCCTGCTTCTTTTACACATCCTAAATTTACTGAAACCTCCTCGTAATCAGGCTTTACACCACTAAAGTTGCTCTGAGTTGAACAGATGACTGGGGATTGCGCAGCTTTATGACAGCCAGAAGTCTTTACAATACATAATTCATCTTCTGTTTGCTCTTATGTGCAGGAAAGACCTCGCCCATAAGACTGTGTACACGTCTAATGTCAGGAGAAAACCATCAGTGTCACAATCGGGGAGAACTCATGCAAAGGTCAGGATTAAAGAGATCCTGGAGCAGGTAAACACAGTTCTGCGTCAGTCAGGATATGATTTAAGAGATCTGTCATCTTACCTGAGCTATCCACACAAATATCTGTTGATTCTGGGAGCAAGAATCAATAATCCTTTTTTTCTAACATAAAGCAGGCAACAGATGAAAAATGTCCCGTGTACTTTAAAGATTTTTGTCTTTGACGGTTGTATTTCTTGGGACTTTAGCACACCTCTTGAACCTACAGTAGCAGCTGTGCACAAGGGGGAGGaaacaaagtacaaatactttctACCCGTACCTAAACAGAGTTTCCAGGTATCTGCTCTTTCCTTTAGTATACATCTGACTCACAACTAAAAGTTCATAGACAGCAATTCTTCCTCTATTTGaatgcatttcagttttttctatCATTTCATGTAACCTTCCCAACACTTGTTATAGTGCATCCATCAGCACATTGCATGCATGAAGCCAAAGGAAAATTATACAAACATTTGGGGGGGGCAAGTCTTTATCAACTAAACTGATTTGCATAGAAGACAAGAAGAGCagtgtttacttttaaaaaatttaatttgaagACAGAATTAAATTGTATGTTTGGTGCCAATGACCTAGCAGTTAGATTACAGAGGCTGTGGTCCTCCATCTCCCCCTGGCTTCCTTCCAACTCATCCATTATCCTTTCCTCAccaatttaaaggaaaaaaatgcaaaataaaccCTTTCAGTGAGTAAAATGACTACAAATGCTTGAAGTAATCCAAGTTCCCCAAAAATCATCACTGACATATTTAGTTCTTCTTCTCTTCGGCTCATAAAAACAAATGCCATGTATCTCCTTACTCACTGTCATAAATGACAAAAGGAAATGGGATAATCCTCATGTTTAAGAAGCTGAAACCAGAAAattatttacatgtttgtttGGAAAGTGATACAAACCCTTATTCACTTACAATAAAGTTAACTCTTCTATTGATGACTTTAGCTTAAGCTCTCATGTAATCATTTTTTCCCCAGAACTACAGTAAAGAGGTTGAatctttatttcttgtttttgtaacACAGGTTCGACATGAGTGCATTCAGGCATGCACGCTCatacatgaatgaaaaaatgagttaattcatatggataaaaatgataaattctGTTCTTCCTCatggattttttcttcttattctGTCTAATTGTTTCAGTTGTTTACGTTGTTTCtacttttttactgtaaattgaAACTTTTACAGTACAGTTAGATTGTACCACTAGGTGGGAACACTTTTGGTTAAATACACATGATTAAGCATCAGTGAAGGATAAGTAAAACATCCATATATACCTAACTCATCAATTATAATCATAGTTACTTAATTTATGtccttttaaaacacaaaaacagtttattgattcaataataaagaaaaagtaaacactTAACTTATCATTTATTAAGTAttattcactcatttttatgtcatttatagacactagtgatgcacaatattgtaGACTCCTAAGTCTAAGTAGGGAATGAtgctgaataaagaaaaagactccaGCTGTCTGTTGGTCCAtgttaaagtgggggtattatgcctttttcaaggctttacaccatctctctgatacccacatagtagctttacatggtttacagctcaaaaaactcctcatgtttctcacactggggtcctgaaaaacccttattttaacctccgtctgaaatgctttgttttcgctgttgtctctttaacacccccctgctccacggacctgctttccacCGATTGGCCAATcttccggaggctggccggcggcaggactcaGTGTTTTGTGCCCCctctaatgtggctaatgttgttatgctagtagttgaaaactttgaatgaaccggtccgactgagtaaaatatggtgaattttgataCACATCCGTatgtgttagacccggagtccgacactgatagtttggagagagaggggaaagaaaaccagcagcagcgaaggatagagcaggacgtatctgtttggtaagtgtttaattactgtgttactcaatggctaaatggctgagaggccttgtgggggcggtcttttctgctttgccggcagcatgGACGAagcacgaaccagtcaggagacaATACTgcaatgacctcatcagtttgctccctATTCGCTCCAttgaaatctcgtctcgggagaaTCTCGGAGAGATTTTTCAActaaccgttttcatcagtttacacactaattccaagattactgccgcatacatttatcttgtggtttgaaaatttgcatacatagagtatggacacccaacgttgtgactttatatttatgttttaaaaatcggaaaagtattaTACCACCTCTTTAAACTCCACTATCTTATTTGTTCATAtcactgatatctacagctgaaaTAGGCAAATTTTTACAGCCAAACTATCGGTTGCCAGTATCGGCGGAAAttttcatttctgctgataccaataaatCCCTTTTTAAGTAAATATCTGCTGATGCCAATATCATgccagtaaaataaaaaatcagtgaACTATTTTATAGTTATGTTTATAAATGATAGCTTATATAAAGCTATCAAGCTTACTTTGTAGATGATAGCTTAAGTTTAATGACTGCTTTGGTAATGCatcaataaagcatttaaagctcattttatacatgacataaaaatgtgttaataatgcTTTATAAACAGTTAGTTGAGTATTTATTAATggtttattcatttgttttagtGGTAAAAGTGTGCAGTTGCTGAAAAGTGTTACCATAATTGCAATTACATGTACATACAACGTAAACTTTGTCACTGAACTGAAATCGCTGCAGTTAAATAATCAATAGAAATTCTACATGAGTAAACAACTTGAGTATATTTTCCACCTCTCCAGGTGAGACTGGCAGCTTACCTGGTGTGATATTGAGCAGTTTGCATGCTGTCTCAATGTCTTTCAGCACCTCTCCAACAACCATGCTCTGGACCTGCTCCAGAGAGTGCTCCTCTTCCTGACCCTCCAGTCCAGGAGAAAGCCCCTGCTCCTGGCTGTCAATGACGGGGCACTGCTCTGGTTCCTCGCGGGGCTCCATACGAGCCATGGGTACTGCCAGCGCAGGGGGGGAGTCTGAGACTTTCACCACGTACGTGGCATCCTCAGTGAGGAGCATGTCGAAGCAGGAGAGGTAGAGACCCGGAACGCTGCGCTCCAGAGCATCCACATTTGGTTTGGTCTCTTCCAGGTCCCAGGGTTCACTAGAGCTCCTGTTTCCCTCGAGGATGGCAAGGGAGTCCTCTGATATCCTGATCCTGGATCCATACCCTGTGCCCTCTGATAAACTGCCCACTGGGTTTGACATAGCTGCTGCATGGAGAAGTAggacatgagaaaaaaaaaaacatatcaaaggTTTAGATTTCTGATCTGCtatgaaagaaacaaaaattttCAGTAACCACTGAAAATGCTAGAAAAATTTATCTTTTTCTTATTGGAAGTATTCTGAATCAAAATGGGTCAACAGGGCAGCTTTGGACAAActtatgaataaagttgttGTCGACAAAAGCTCAAAACTAATCCTGTAAAAttctatttttctaaatctaaccagttaaGCATTAATTTCTAGCTCAAATCAAAAAGGGTACCTTTCCCAAATGATCCTTTAATTCTCCAGCTGCTAGACAAGAtataatttttgtttgataatcAACTCCATCAGAGGAACTGTGTAAAGGAATCCGTCTTTGTGGCGTGTTGTGCGCAGCACTGAGGTGAGTTCTGCTTGATGCCCTATAAGAACCCTAATGGAGATACTGGGGGAAATGACCCTCATGAGggttaaaacacacacagcgCTGACGGGCATGGGGCAAAATGGATTTGACTGAGTCTCTTATGTGTGGGTCAGTGGCCCAGAATGGCTCATATGTTGGGGGTAGGTGACTCTTATTGAGACCTGGAGCAGCTCCGCCGCCTGCCTTGGCTTTCAAGGTGCCGTCTGTCTCCACTGTCAGCTGGAGTTTTTAATCAAGTTAGATAATGTGGGGAAGAGCATTcacaaaaaacttcaaaaaacaACTAAGGGCGTCTGTTTCATAAAGGCTGCACTGACGGCTTCTTCTTTACAGGAAATGGCCATCATAAGTGTTGGTTTATGAACGTCAGCTGTAACACTAGTGTTGTAATCCTAGGGTGAGCTCCCATATGGCACCCATAATGTGTACCTGCCACAGATGGTTTATGGGAAGGCACACTGCTGTTGCACATCAGGTTATCAGTGTCTGCAGGAAGTGTGTTTCCACATTGCACATGTTCGTGGAGAGGTATGGCTTTATTTGCCGAGAACACAAAGAAATTTAAGTGCaataaaatttgcaaaatgataAATGACACTCATCGACCACAATTATTAAGGAGAGTAGAGTTCCAGGTAAATATATGTGACATTTAAATTCTAATAGTGAGAAACTGCCAGCACAGTGATGAGAAGGGGCAATTAGCAATTTATCTAAAAAGGGATAATAAAGTTTATGTTTTACTGACCCTGATCTTATGGGtgaagttttctttttattcttgaCATTTTGCCTCTTCAAACCTTGTTCTAAAATTAATTGGTACTTTTAGAAATAGAAGAGCATTTGTCAGTTGAattaaaggtatttttttatctttgccAGGGAGGTGATGATTTCTGTTGAGTTTGTTTTTCTAGATGTCAAGCATATTACACAATCTACTACTCAAATCTTAATGAAATCTTTAATTGTTTTGCAGCATGAGCAAAAAAATGGAGCAGGAAAAGAATCAGATCTGACAAAGGGGCCAAATAgatgtttttctcattattcaTGAATAATTGCTTTTTACTTGACAACACATGGAAATaatagttttagttagtttcagttagacaaaaacaaactagaaaagattcaaataattttagttttcatcgTGTTTTGGCCTCAAACTCCATAAAATACAGCTTAAAAAGTCAGATCAAAATTCCCAAATCTTTTCCAACACTGCTAACTTTTAAATCTGCTCTCACTTTCTTCAGGTGTATACAGTATATCTTTTTCAaagatacttttttttaaataaaacttccCCAAAGTTAAATGAAGTTATCTGCAGCCCCCTAAAAAAGATCCCCCTTGTAGTCTTTGGTCCTCAACCCCCCACTGTAAAACCTCCTTTCCAGTTTCCTTTTATCTCCAAATTTCTGGTAAGCTATAACCCACACTCCCTTTCACTCCATCAGGAGTCAGATTAAAAGCCGCTGGTGTCCCGGCTTGGCTGCTGCGTGTCAACTCTGCTCTGCAACAGCTTGCACTAAGCCCATTAGCAAAGCAAATTTAGCCATATTACCTTCTTCCAAAAGGAAGAGGGGGCACaagaaaaagacacaaacacacacccccGGGGAGACGGATTAAGACCCTGACTGATCTCTAAATGAGTTTGGTCAAGACGCTGATATTCATTTCAGGAGC contains:
- the LOC121507193 gene encoding SAM pointed domain-containing Ets transcription factor, with translation MSNPVGSLSEGTGYGSRIRISEDSLAILEGNRSSSEPWDLEETKPNVDALERSVPGLYLSCFDMLLTEDATYVVKVSDSPPALAVPMARMEPREEPEQCPVIDSQEQGLSPGLEGQEEEHSLEQVQSMVVGEVLKDIETACKLLNITPDPIEWNTGNVQKWLLWTEHLYRLPHAGKAFQDLTGKDLCAMSEEEFRQRSPQCGDTLHAHLDIWKSAAWMKERCSVGETKTTVAEELWSEADSSCSGQPIHLWQFLRELLLKPHNYGRCIRWLNKEKGIFKIEDSAHVARLWGLRKNRPAMNYDKLSRSIRQYYKKGIIRKPDVSQRLVYQFVHPV